One region of Anaeromyxobacter paludicola genomic DNA includes:
- a CDS encoding efflux RND transporter permease subunit — protein MIAALVAWSVRNRTAVLVLVSMLMTAGAVVGSWLRFDAMPDITTNQVLVLTRAPGLTPEEVERLVSRPIEAALGGMPGLQEQRSLSRYGISSVTAVFEDGVDPWLARQMAQERLNGLASGFPAGVERPELGPVTGGLGEIFHFTLSSPRRTAAELLELATYRVAPRLRAVPGVVEVNTWGGQQRTLEVRADPVRMAQRGLTLDDVKEALDAATGTAAGASLAAGSGQTLLRAVSLPRDASDLAHALVYRRGAAGPPVRLADVAELSQGETPRIGAATANGRGETVYLMAQMLRGENALQVMKGVHARMERIRQDLPDDVRVDVVYDRSRLVQGTLHTVFKNLIEGGLLVIAVLFLMLGSLRAGLLVASAIPLSMLGATAAMVALDVPGNLMSLGALDFGLLVDGAVVMVESVYHGVGPTSFGGGPEARDGMRAHVARVTRAVAQPVFFSVLIILLVYVPVLTLTGADGKMFRPMALTVVFALLTSLLLSLTYIPAGASLFLRARDIPARPPPLVRLVNRTYLPFLAFSLKRPWAVLAGSLALLAAGGLAFHRAGSEFVPQLDEGDLVVQTTRAADVSLDSAVREAGRLEEAVLRRVPEVTRVVSRVGSPAVATDIMGLEQADVFMSLKPRAEWRPGLEREALIAQIDKAIAEEAKGAEVSFTQPIQMRFNELLGGSVADVTVSVYGDDLDQLRSTAEYLAAVVSRERGAEDVRILAPPAVSLLEVRPRPLDASRAGFTVRSVLDAVQAVRTGLEVGATWDGPLRIPIVLRLGGPASAFTVADLSLPAPSGGLVRLASVADVVQGAAPSMVSRQDAERRLIVGFNVRGADLGSVVAAAQASAARNVPVPRGYRLEWGGQYETLEAAKRRLAVVIPVVMVGIVVVLLIAFRRLRPAAIIFLNVPFASVGGMLALASRGMPVSISAAVGFIALSGVAVLNGVVLMTRLLALEEEGRSPAEAAAEAARERARPVLMTALVAALGFIPMTLATGVGSEVQRPLATVVCGGLVTSTILTLLVLPALYPWLAGRRPAQAAPPPLEEEGRVA, from the coding sequence ATGATCGCCGCCCTGGTGGCCTGGTCGGTCCGGAACCGGACCGCGGTGCTGGTGCTGGTCTCGATGCTCATGACCGCCGGCGCGGTGGTCGGGTCGTGGCTGCGCTTCGACGCCATGCCCGACATCACCACCAACCAGGTGCTGGTGCTCACGCGCGCGCCGGGGCTCACGCCGGAGGAGGTCGAGCGGCTCGTCTCCCGCCCCATCGAGGCGGCGCTGGGCGGCATGCCGGGGCTGCAGGAGCAGCGCTCGCTGTCGCGCTACGGCATCAGCTCGGTCACCGCGGTGTTCGAGGACGGCGTCGATCCGTGGCTCGCGCGGCAGATGGCGCAGGAGCGGCTCAACGGGCTCGCGAGCGGCTTCCCCGCCGGCGTGGAGCGGCCGGAGCTCGGGCCGGTCACCGGCGGCCTCGGCGAGATCTTCCACTTCACCCTCTCGTCCCCGCGCCGCACCGCCGCGGAGCTGCTCGAGCTCGCCACCTACCGGGTGGCGCCGCGCCTGCGGGCGGTGCCGGGCGTGGTCGAGGTGAACACCTGGGGCGGCCAGCAGCGCACGCTCGAGGTCCGGGCCGATCCGGTGCGGATGGCCCAGCGCGGCCTCACCCTCGACGACGTCAAGGAGGCGCTCGACGCGGCCACCGGGACCGCCGCCGGCGCGAGCCTCGCCGCCGGCTCGGGCCAGACGCTGCTCCGCGCGGTGTCGCTCCCGCGCGACGCCTCCGACCTCGCCCACGCGCTCGTCTACCGCCGCGGCGCGGCCGGCCCGCCGGTGCGGCTCGCCGACGTGGCCGAGCTCTCGCAGGGCGAGACGCCGCGGATCGGCGCCGCCACCGCCAACGGCCGCGGCGAGACCGTGTACCTCATGGCGCAGATGCTCCGGGGCGAGAACGCGCTCCAGGTGATGAAGGGCGTCCACGCCCGCATGGAGCGGATCCGCCAGGACCTCCCCGACGACGTCCGCGTGGACGTGGTCTACGACCGCTCCAGGCTGGTGCAGGGGACGCTCCACACCGTCTTCAAGAACCTGATCGAGGGCGGCCTGCTCGTCATCGCCGTGCTCTTCCTCATGCTGGGGAGCCTGCGCGCCGGCCTGCTCGTCGCCTCCGCCATCCCGCTCTCGATGCTCGGCGCGACGGCGGCGATGGTGGCGCTCGACGTGCCGGGCAACCTCATGAGCCTGGGCGCCCTCGACTTCGGCCTGCTGGTGGACGGCGCGGTGGTGATGGTGGAGAGCGTCTACCACGGCGTCGGCCCGACCTCCTTCGGCGGCGGCCCCGAGGCGCGGGACGGCATGCGGGCCCACGTGGCGCGGGTGACGCGCGCGGTGGCGCAGCCGGTCTTCTTCTCGGTGCTCATCATCCTCCTCGTCTACGTGCCGGTGCTCACGCTCACCGGCGCCGACGGGAAGATGTTCCGCCCCATGGCGCTCACGGTGGTCTTCGCGCTCCTCACCTCGCTCCTGCTCTCGCTCACCTACATCCCGGCGGGCGCGAGCCTCTTCCTGCGCGCGAGGGACATCCCGGCCCGGCCGCCGCCGCTCGTGCGGCTCGTGAACCGGACCTACCTGCCGTTCCTCGCCTTCTCCCTGAAGCGGCCGTGGGCGGTGCTGGCCGGCTCCCTGGCGCTCCTCGCCGCGGGCGGCCTCGCCTTCCACCGCGCGGGCTCCGAGTTCGTGCCGCAGCTCGACGAGGGCGACCTCGTGGTCCAGACCACCCGCGCCGCCGACGTGAGCCTCGACTCCGCGGTGCGCGAGGCGGGCCGGCTCGAGGAGGCGGTGCTCCGGCGCGTCCCCGAGGTCACCCGGGTGGTCTCGCGCGTCGGCAGCCCGGCGGTGGCGACCGACATCATGGGGCTCGAGCAGGCCGACGTCTTCATGAGCCTGAAGCCGCGGGCCGAGTGGCGGCCGGGCCTGGAGCGCGAGGCGCTCATCGCCCAGATCGACAAGGCCATCGCCGAGGAGGCGAAGGGGGCCGAGGTCTCGTTCACGCAGCCCATCCAGATGCGCTTCAACGAGCTCCTGGGCGGCTCGGTGGCCGACGTGACGGTGAGCGTCTACGGCGACGACCTCGACCAGCTCCGCAGCACCGCCGAGTACCTCGCCGCGGTGGTGAGCCGCGAGCGCGGCGCCGAGGACGTGCGGATCCTGGCGCCCCCGGCGGTGTCGCTGCTCGAGGTCCGTCCGCGGCCGCTCGACGCCTCGCGCGCCGGCTTCACGGTCCGCTCGGTGCTCGACGCGGTGCAGGCGGTCCGCACCGGCCTCGAGGTGGGCGCCACCTGGGACGGCCCGCTGCGCATCCCCATCGTGCTCCGGCTCGGCGGCCCGGCGAGCGCCTTCACGGTCGCGGACCTCTCCCTGCCGGCGCCCTCCGGCGGCCTGGTGCGGCTCGCCAGCGTGGCCGACGTGGTTCAGGGGGCCGCGCCGTCGATGGTGTCGCGCCAGGACGCCGAGCGGCGGCTCATCGTCGGCTTCAACGTGCGCGGCGCCGATCTCGGCAGCGTGGTGGCGGCGGCGCAGGCCTCGGCGGCCAGGAACGTGCCGGTCCCGCGCGGCTACCGGCTGGAGTGGGGCGGCCAGTACGAGACGCTGGAGGCGGCGAAGCGGCGGCTGGCGGTGGTCATCCCGGTGGTGATGGTCGGGATCGTGGTGGTGCTGCTCATCGCCTTCCGGCGGCTCCGCCCCGCGGCCATCATCTTCCTCAACGTGCCGTTCGCCTCGGTGGGCGGCATGCTCGCGCTCGCCTCGCGCGGGATGCCGGTCTCCATCTCCGCCGCGGTCGGCTTCATCGCCCTCTCCGGCGTGGCGGTCCTGAACGGCGTGGTGCTCATGACCCGGCTCCTCGCCCTCGAGGAGGAGGGGCGCAGCCCGGCCGAGGCGGCGGCCGAGGCGGCCCGCGAGCGCGCCCGGCCGGTGCTCATGACCGCCCTGGTCGCGGCGCTCGGGTTCATCCCCATGACGCTCGCCACCGGGGTGGGCAGCGAGGTGCAGCGGCCGCTCGCCACGGTGGTCTGCGGCGGGCTCGTGACGAGCACCATCCTCACGCTGCTCGTGCTGCCGGCGCTCTACCCGTGGCTCGCGGGGCGCCGGCCCGCGCAGGCGGCGCCGCCCCCGCTCGAGGAGGAGGGGAGGGTGGCGTAG
- a CDS encoding zf-HC2 domain-containing protein, whose translation MSLCEELLPLVSCRASGPLDREDEELLSAHLETCTACRAVLAREEDLLEELALPPVTSELRAAVDRLPDRTAVEWRRAERRRQRISRLLGISVAAAAALAMVLAPAYLRDRAYARARQAQELAQAATATGAEAPGAASPAPAGAAAGQPQGQPTTPAIQAASWSGPDLDEVWEASAVVGGGSGDEVAMADEGTIFDSSSP comes from the coding sequence GTGAGCCTGTGCGAGGAGCTCCTGCCGCTCGTCTCCTGCCGCGCCTCCGGCCCCCTCGACCGCGAGGACGAGGAGCTGCTCTCGGCGCACCTCGAGACCTGCACCGCCTGCCGCGCCGTGCTGGCGCGCGAGGAGGACCTGCTCGAGGAGCTGGCGCTCCCGCCGGTCACGAGCGAGCTGCGCGCCGCCGTGGACCGCCTCCCCGACCGCACGGCGGTGGAGTGGCGGCGGGCGGAGCGGCGGCGGCAGCGGATCTCGCGGCTGCTCGGGATCTCGGTCGCGGCGGCGGCGGCGCTCGCCATGGTGCTCGCGCCGGCCTACCTGCGCGACCGCGCCTACGCCCGCGCCCGCCAGGCGCAGGAGCTGGCCCAGGCCGCGACCGCGACCGGGGCCGAAGCGCCCGGCGCCGCCTCGCCGGCCCCGGCCGGCGCCGCGGCCGGGCAGCCGCAGGGCCAGCCCACCACGCCCGCCATCCAGGCGGCGAGCTGGAGCGGGCCCGATCTCGACGAAGTCTGGGAGGCGAGCGCCGTCGTCGGCGGCGGCTCGGGTGACGAGGTGGCGATGGCCGACGAGGGGACGATCTTCGACTCCAGCAGCCCCTGA
- the serS gene encoding serine--tRNA ligase, translated as MLDLKSVIADPEAVEKRLARRGPEAAALLGPVKELAARRRELNVALEGLKKDQSAANKRVGELMRTDKAAGEQARGEARALGEQVKEKEAALAQVEEEIAQRLLVVPNPPMDSVPDGADAEANVEVSRWGAPPKLEFQPKPHWDVGEGLGILEWQQAAKLSGARFTIYKGAGARLERAIISFFADVHGSRGYTEILPPYLVTRETMTGTGQLPKFEEDLFKTAGSDPLYLIPTAEVPLTNMHRDEIFEAEDLPISYCAFSPCFRAEAGASGKDTRGLIRQHQFHKVELVKLAKAEESEAEHQKMLDDACEVLRRLELHHRVVLLCAGDMGFSSAKTYDIEVWCPGQGTFREISSVSNCEDFQARRIRVRYRGEGGKPRLCHTLNGSGVAVGRTVVAILEQYQQADGSVIVPQALRPYMGGLERIVPQKFPRGVER; from the coding sequence ATGCTTGACCTCAAGTCAGTGATCGCCGACCCGGAAGCGGTCGAAAAAAGGCTGGCACGACGCGGCCCTGAGGCGGCGGCCCTCTTGGGTCCGGTGAAGGAGCTGGCGGCCCGCCGGCGCGAGCTGAACGTGGCGCTCGAGGGGCTGAAGAAGGACCAGTCCGCGGCCAACAAGCGCGTCGGCGAGCTCATGCGCACCGACAAGGCGGCCGGCGAGCAGGCCCGCGGCGAGGCCCGGGCGCTCGGGGAGCAGGTCAAGGAGAAGGAGGCGGCGCTCGCGCAGGTGGAGGAGGAGATCGCGCAGCGCCTGCTCGTGGTCCCGAACCCGCCGATGGACTCGGTGCCGGACGGGGCCGACGCCGAGGCGAACGTCGAGGTGAGCCGCTGGGGCGCGCCCCCCAAGCTCGAGTTCCAGCCCAAGCCGCACTGGGACGTGGGCGAGGGGCTCGGGATCCTCGAGTGGCAGCAGGCGGCCAAGCTCTCCGGGGCCCGCTTCACGATCTACAAGGGCGCGGGGGCGCGGCTCGAGCGCGCCATCATCTCGTTCTTCGCCGACGTGCACGGGTCGCGCGGGTACACCGAGATCCTCCCGCCGTACCTCGTGACCCGCGAGACGATGACCGGCACGGGGCAGCTCCCCAAGTTCGAGGAGGACCTGTTCAAGACGGCCGGGAGCGACCCGCTCTACCTCATCCCGACCGCCGAGGTGCCGCTCACCAACATGCACCGCGACGAGATCTTCGAGGCGGAGGACCTCCCGATCTCGTACTGCGCCTTCTCCCCCTGCTTCCGGGCCGAGGCGGGCGCGAGCGGCAAGGACACCCGCGGCCTCATCCGGCAGCACCAGTTCCACAAGGTGGAGCTGGTGAAGCTCGCGAAGGCGGAGGAGAGCGAGGCCGAGCACCAGAAGATGCTCGACGACGCCTGCGAGGTGCTGCGCCGGCTCGAGCTGCACCACCGCGTGGTGCTCCTCTGCGCCGGCGACATGGGCTTCTCCTCGGCCAAGACCTACGACATCGAGGTCTGGTGCCCGGGCCAGGGCACGTTCCGGGAGATCAGCTCGGTCTCCAACTGCGAGGACTTCCAGGCGCGCCGGATCCGGGTGCGCTACCGCGGCGAGGGCGGGAAGCCCCGGCTCTGCCACACCCTCAACGGCTCGGGCGTGGCGGTGGGGCGCACCGTGGTCGCCATCCTCGAGCAGTACCAGCAGGCCGACGGCTCGGTGATCGTGCCGCAGGCGCTGCGCCCGTACATGGGCGGGCTCGAGCGGATCGTCCCGCAGAAGTTCCCGCGGGGCGTGGAGCGGTAG
- a CDS encoding TldD/PmbA family protein encodes MAAAGIRYFDRFGVTEELIARTIAEALSRGGDFADVFFQHAVTNDLALEDGSVNRAFTTVQLGVGVRVVKGDQTGYGYSEDLSLPALLSCARTAATIADGPSREAPSRYHVQSGLPQRYPVRLRWEEIGAERKLPLLGGLNERLLSADRRMRKVSVHFRDEAGAVLIADSQGRIVEDEQPMTLLYVSCLAEDGSRRESGGYNVAGRAGFEFYTPDRLDRVVREAVKRTAILFEAVPAPAGEMPVVLAAGSSGILLHEAIGHGMEADFNRKGVSIYADKIGKPIAAPFVNIVDDGTNEGARGAINVDDEGNAAGCTRLVEGGVLATYMHDAISAKHYGVAPTGNGRRESYQHAPLPRMRATYMLPGPHKKDEIIASVKRGIYCENFTNGQVNIGAGDFTFYVKNGWLIEDGKLSRPVKDVNIIGNGPRALEKVDMVSDDLAIDEGGWTCGKDGQSVPVSQGLPTVRVSSMTVGGRGQP; translated from the coding sequence ATGGCCGCGGCGGGCATCCGCTACTTCGACAGGTTCGGCGTCACCGAGGAGCTCATCGCGAGGACCATCGCCGAGGCGCTCTCCCGCGGCGGGGACTTCGCCGACGTCTTCTTCCAGCACGCGGTCACGAACGACCTCGCCCTCGAGGACGGCAGCGTCAACCGGGCCTTCACCACCGTCCAGCTCGGGGTCGGGGTCCGGGTGGTCAAGGGGGACCAGACCGGGTACGGCTACAGCGAGGACCTGTCGCTCCCGGCCCTCCTCTCCTGCGCCCGCACCGCCGCCACCATCGCCGACGGCCCCTCGCGCGAGGCCCCGTCGCGCTACCACGTCCAGAGCGGGCTCCCGCAGCGCTACCCGGTGCGGCTCCGCTGGGAGGAGATCGGGGCGGAGAGGAAGCTCCCGCTGCTCGGGGGACTGAACGAGCGGCTGCTCTCCGCCGACCGGCGCATGCGGAAGGTGAGCGTCCACTTCCGCGACGAGGCCGGGGCGGTGCTGATCGCCGACAGCCAGGGGCGGATCGTCGAGGACGAGCAGCCGATGACCCTGCTGTACGTCTCCTGCCTGGCCGAGGACGGGAGCCGGCGCGAGTCGGGCGGCTACAACGTGGCCGGCCGGGCGGGGTTCGAGTTCTACACGCCGGACCGGCTCGACCGGGTGGTGCGCGAGGCGGTGAAGCGCACCGCCATCCTCTTCGAGGCGGTGCCGGCGCCGGCGGGCGAGATGCCGGTGGTGCTCGCCGCCGGGTCCTCGGGGATCCTGCTCCACGAGGCGATCGGCCACGGCATGGAGGCCGACTTCAACCGCAAGGGCGTCTCGATCTACGCCGACAAGATCGGCAAGCCCATCGCCGCCCCCTTCGTGAACATCGTGGACGACGGCACCAACGAGGGCGCGCGCGGGGCCATCAACGTGGACGACGAGGGGAACGCCGCCGGCTGCACCCGGCTCGTCGAGGGCGGCGTGCTCGCCACCTACATGCACGACGCCATCTCGGCGAAGCACTACGGCGTCGCGCCCACCGGCAACGGCCGGCGCGAGAGCTACCAGCACGCGCCGCTGCCGCGCATGCGCGCCACCTACATGCTGCCCGGGCCGCACAAGAAGGACGAGATCATCGCCTCGGTGAAGCGCGGCATCTACTGCGAGAACTTCACCAACGGGCAGGTCAACATCGGCGCCGGCGACTTCACCTTCTACGTGAAGAACGGCTGGCTCATCGAGGACGGGAAGCTGAGCCGTCCCGTCAAGGACGTGAACATCATCGGCAACGGCCCCAGGGCCCTGGAGAAGGTGGACATGGTGTCCGACGACCTCGCCATCGACGAGGGGGGCTGGACCTGCGGCAAGGACGGGCAGAGCGTGCCGGTCTCGCAGGGGCTGCCGACCGTGCGCGTCTCCTCCATGACCGTGGGCGGGCGGGGGCAGCCGTGA
- a CDS encoding alpha/beta fold hydrolase gives MPRIRIGDADIHYEDAGRGPVVFLLHAFPLHSGMWRPQIDLLAREHRVIAMDYRGLGRSGPAPEVATMELLASDAAELLARLGVAHATVAGLSMGGYVALALYRKSPQLFRGLVLCDTRAGPDSAEGREGRHRFAQDALAKGMGWVADQMIPKLLGPNAAEEVVKRVRALIGENDPRGVAAAQRGMAARPDSEPLLKQVRCPTLVMVGSEDSLTPPSISEEMAATLGARLALLPGAGHLANLESPKLFAGELACFIAGLETPRRAQPPPLQ, from the coding sequence ATGCCCAGGATCCGCATCGGAGACGCTGACATCCACTACGAGGACGCGGGCCGCGGCCCGGTGGTCTTCCTGCTGCACGCCTTCCCGCTCCACTCGGGGATGTGGCGGCCGCAGATCGACCTGCTCGCCCGCGAGCACCGGGTCATCGCCATGGACTACCGCGGCCTCGGCCGGAGCGGGCCCGCGCCGGAGGTGGCGACGATGGAGCTGCTCGCGTCCGACGCCGCCGAGCTCCTGGCGCGGCTCGGCGTGGCCCACGCCACGGTGGCCGGGCTCTCGATGGGCGGCTACGTCGCCCTCGCGCTCTACCGCAAGAGCCCGCAGCTCTTCCGCGGCCTCGTGCTCTGCGACACCCGCGCCGGCCCCGACTCGGCCGAGGGGCGCGAGGGGCGGCACCGGTTCGCGCAGGACGCGCTCGCGAAGGGGATGGGCTGGGTGGCGGACCAGATGATCCCGAAGCTGCTCGGCCCGAACGCCGCCGAGGAGGTGGTGAAGCGGGTGCGCGCGCTCATCGGCGAGAACGACCCGCGCGGCGTCGCGGCGGCGCAGCGGGGCATGGCCGCCCGGCCCGACTCGGAGCCGCTCCTGAAGCAGGTGCGCTGCCCGACCCTGGTGATGGTGGGCTCGGAGGACTCGCTCACCCCGCCGTCGATCTCCGAGGAGATGGCGGCCACGCTGGGGGCGCGGCTCGCGCTCCTCCCGGGCGCCGGCCACCTCGCCAACCTCGAGAGCCCCAAGCTGTTCGCCGGCGAGCTCGCCTGCTTCATCGCCGGGCTGGAGACGCCCCGGCGAGCGCAGCCGCCACCGCTGCAATGA
- a CDS encoding RNA polymerase sigma factor — MAQTREPTDRTRFKLLHGGAEAGAEDAALVRAFLAGEDQALGQLFARHERLVLALLRRYAAGPDDAADLVQRTFLRALTAARRSFELRHADEVPFRAWLVRIAVNLGKNHQRDLARWRRAPLEAVDDAVRSEPTGTDALEREERSRLLREAVLKLPKRQRAVLQLRIDAELPFDEIASTLGITTNNAKVHFHHATRKLRELVGERREDAP, encoded by the coding sequence ATGGCCCAAACCCGCGAGCCCACAGACCGGACCCGCTTCAAGCTCCTCCACGGCGGCGCCGAGGCGGGGGCCGAGGACGCGGCGCTCGTCCGGGCGTTCCTGGCGGGGGAGGACCAGGCTCTCGGGCAGCTCTTCGCCCGGCACGAGCGGCTGGTCCTGGCGCTCCTGCGGCGCTACGCCGCCGGGCCGGACGACGCCGCCGACCTCGTGCAGCGCACCTTCCTGCGCGCCCTCACCGCGGCCCGCCGGAGCTTCGAGCTCCGCCACGCCGACGAGGTCCCGTTCCGGGCCTGGCTCGTCCGCATCGCCGTGAACCTGGGCAAGAACCACCAGCGCGACCTCGCCCGCTGGCGCCGCGCCCCCCTCGAGGCGGTGGACGACGCCGTCCGGAGCGAGCCGACCGGCACCGACGCCCTCGAGCGCGAGGAGCGGAGCCGGCTGCTGCGAGAGGCGGTGCTCAAGCTGCCGAAGCGCCAGCGCGCCGTGCTGCAGCTCCGGATCGACGCCGAGCTGCCCTTCGACGAGATCGCGAGCACGCTCGGCATCACCACCAACAACGCCAAGGTCCACTTCCACCACGCCACCCGGAAGCTCCGGGAGCTCGTGGGCGAGCGCCGGGAGGACGCGCCGTGA
- a CDS encoding fumarylacetoacetate hydrolase family protein encodes MRLATLRDGTRDGRLAVVRADGARLASAAEVAPTLQAALDRWEELAPRLRALSRDLDEGRLEGAPVEPARLSAPLPRAYEWIDGSAYLNHVRLARRARGAEPPPSLETDPLVYQGGSGVLLGPTDPLRLLDPAFGLDLEGELCAVLGDVPLGASPEAALPLVRLLCLANDVTYRNLVPGELAKGFGFFQSKPATAFAPFAATPDELGAAWRDGRAHLRVRALVDGALLGDCEAGPEMHFSFADLAAHAARTRALTAGTLLGSGTVSNADPSRGALCLAERRMREILESGAARTPFLARGQRVVIEALDAAGRSVFGRVEQEVV; translated from the coding sequence ATGCGGCTCGCGACGCTGCGGGACGGGACGCGGGACGGCCGCCTGGCGGTGGTCCGCGCCGACGGCGCCCGGCTCGCGAGCGCCGCCGAGGTGGCCCCGACGCTCCAGGCGGCGCTCGACCGCTGGGAAGAGCTCGCCCCCCGGCTCCGCGCCCTCTCGCGCGACCTCGACGAGGGACGGCTCGAGGGCGCGCCGGTGGAGCCGGCGAGGCTCTCGGCGCCGCTCCCGCGCGCCTACGAGTGGATCGACGGCTCCGCCTACCTGAACCACGTCCGGCTGGCGCGCCGGGCCCGGGGGGCCGAGCCGCCGCCCTCGCTCGAGACCGATCCGCTCGTCTACCAGGGCGGCTCCGGGGTGCTCCTCGGCCCCACCGACCCGCTGCGGCTCCTCGATCCCGCCTTCGGCCTCGACCTCGAGGGCGAGCTCTGCGCCGTGCTCGGCGACGTGCCGCTCGGCGCCTCGCCGGAGGCGGCGCTGCCCCTCGTGCGCCTCCTCTGCCTGGCCAACGACGTGACCTACCGGAACCTCGTCCCCGGCGAGCTCGCCAAGGGCTTCGGGTTCTTCCAGTCCAAGCCCGCCACCGCCTTCGCGCCCTTCGCCGCCACCCCCGACGAGCTCGGGGCGGCCTGGCGCGACGGGCGCGCCCACCTGCGCGTGCGCGCCCTCGTGGACGGCGCGCTCCTCGGCGACTGCGAGGCCGGACCGGAGATGCACTTCTCCTTCGCCGACCTCGCCGCCCACGCGGCGCGCACCCGCGCCCTCACCGCCGGCACGCTCCTCGGGAGCGGCACGGTCTCGAACGCCGATCCCTCGCGCGGGGCGCTCTGCCTCGCCGAGCGGCGCATGCGCGAGATCCTGGAGTCGGGCGCGGCCCGCACGCCCTTCCTGGCGCGCGGGCAGCGGGTGGTGATCGAGGCGCTCGACGCCGCGGGGCGGAGCGTCTTCGGCCGCGTCGAGCAGGAGGTGGTCTGA
- a CDS encoding TldD/PmbA family protein — protein MSDPMDQGELAAAARAAVELARKKGAQEVAAGAYRARHVEVSWRDGQLEKVSEATSRGLGFELYVDGRYSAVGTSDLRPEALDRFLGDAVALTRKLEPDPFRTLPDEKLYHPRAQVDLELEDPSHEALTPARRREIVAEVEAAARAVKGAGAILSVTTSFSDSHSTGFRVHSNGFEGSSRGTDFWIAAEVSAKDPDGRRPEDWSAVGSRFYAALPDAAGVGRTAAERALSRLGSRKGESAVLPMLVENRCAARLVSFLFGALSGGSLQQRRSFLEGKLGEEIGSPALDIRDEPHVKRGFGSRLYDREGLASKPFRVFEQGRLASYYIDTYYGKKLRMAPTTRGPSNLAWGPGVGDQAELVRAVGEGILVTGFLGGNSNGTTGDFSLGAQGFRIRGGQLAEPVGEMNVSGNHLELWHRLAAVGSDPYPYSAMRTPSLLFEGVQFAGL, from the coding sequence GTGAGCGATCCGATGGATCAGGGCGAGCTCGCCGCGGCGGCGCGGGCGGCGGTGGAGCTGGCGCGGAAGAAGGGGGCGCAGGAGGTGGCCGCCGGCGCCTACCGGGCGCGCCACGTCGAGGTCTCCTGGCGCGACGGCCAGCTCGAGAAGGTCTCCGAGGCGACGAGCCGCGGGCTCGGGTTCGAGCTCTACGTGGACGGGCGCTACTCGGCGGTCGGCACGAGCGACCTGCGCCCCGAGGCGCTGGACCGGTTCCTCGGCGACGCGGTGGCGCTCACCCGCAAGCTCGAGCCCGACCCCTTCCGCACGCTCCCCGACGAGAAGCTCTACCACCCGCGGGCGCAGGTGGACCTCGAGCTCGAGGACCCCTCGCACGAGGCGCTCACGCCGGCCCGGCGCCGCGAGATCGTGGCCGAGGTCGAGGCGGCGGCCCGCGCGGTGAAGGGCGCCGGCGCCATCCTCTCGGTCACCACCAGCTTCAGCGACTCGCACTCCACCGGCTTCCGCGTCCACTCGAACGGCTTCGAGGGCAGCTCGCGCGGCACCGACTTCTGGATCGCGGCGGAGGTCTCGGCGAAGGACCCCGACGGCCGCCGGCCGGAGGACTGGAGCGCGGTGGGGAGCCGCTTCTACGCGGCGCTCCCGGACGCCGCCGGGGTGGGCCGCACCGCCGCGGAGCGGGCGCTGTCCCGGCTCGGCTCGCGCAAGGGCGAGTCGGCGGTGCTGCCGATGCTGGTCGAGAACCGGTGCGCGGCGCGGCTCGTGAGCTTCCTCTTCGGCGCCCTCTCGGGCGGGTCCCTCCAGCAGCGCCGCTCCTTCCTCGAGGGCAAGCTCGGGGAGGAGATCGGCAGCCCGGCCCTCGACATCCGCGACGAGCCGCACGTGAAGCGCGGCTTCGGCTCGCGCCTCTACGACCGCGAGGGGCTGGCGTCGAAGCCGTTCCGCGTCTTCGAGCAGGGGCGCCTCGCGAGCTACTACATCGACACCTACTACGGGAAGAAGCTCCGGATGGCGCCCACCACCCGCGGCCCGTCCAACCTGGCCTGGGGGCCGGGCGTGGGCGACCAGGCCGAGCTGGTGCGCGCGGTCGGCGAGGGCATCCTCGTCACCGGCTTCCTGGGCGGCAACTCGAACGGGACCACCGGCGACTTCTCGCTCGGCGCCCAGGGCTTCCGGATCCGCGGCGGCCAGCTCGCCGAGCCGGTGGGCGAGATGAACGTCTCCGGCAACCACCTCGAGCTCTGGCACCGGCTCGCGGCGGTCGGCTCCGATCCCTACCCCTACTCGGCGATGCGCACCCCGAGCCTGCTCTTCGAAGGGGTGCAGTTCGCCGGGCTCTAG